ccttagaaatcctataaatatcccccattttggagcacaaaggatctcatctcattatcaatttaggcattgttactataggcatatcatttgagcattgttattataggcaattgtattagcttaatttgatcattttctagcataattgttgaatcatgtagcttaatcaatctcttttctagcttaattgcatcatcatcatagcttaatcatgcatatcattagcttaattagactcttggatcaatctagcataatcaatctcatctagtttgcatattattatcatttcaaatccttcgtctaagtgtagtcaagtcactaggattgctaatccaaatctgagagcaaatccatactcgcatctcttaggaggcaataggtcgctttatcatggtttatctttcgtttgatttcaatttgctaaccatgcttgtaatgatctattgagtgtttgtgttgcagctgcaggtatcacacttcacaggcgcGACAACCACATTCTTTGAATTCTTGTGCTTACATTCTACAGGTATTGTGCGACTTTGAGAGCCACTACTATCTTATGCAAGGAGAAGGACAATAGAAGTCTTGTGTTGCAATTCGATAtggagtttttcattgttttgattgtttgattatttgtttaaagaATTCATTTTGCATACTTTTATTGTGTTGTGATTAGATTAGTGATAGATTAAGTTAGTGTTTTCTTAATAATCTATTATGCTATGGTTTCCCCCAATTTTCAATTGTATACAACAAGTATCAACCTCTTGGGACCATTGACGAAAGTTATTAGCTAAGAATCCAAGTTCATTCAACTAACTCGAAAAAAGAAAGTTAGATTGTGATAAGTGTTTTTCTCTCACCAGTAATGTTCCATCTGGGTTATTAGGTAAGGAGTGGGTTCATTATACAAAGAAGTGTCAACCATATGATTATTAACAAGTGTCGTCATCTTGATTATATCACTCCATTAGAGTTATCAAACAAGATACTAGGTATATTCTTTTGTAAGATTTGAATGAACGATATCTTAACATATGTTTCCATCTCATAATATCATTCTTATTAAAACTATTAAGTTAAAAAATTTCTTCACATAATAAGTATTTATTAATGATTAACTTGAATTAAAGTAAATATTGGAATATGAAGTTAATTTTAGTGTTATTCCAACAACAACAAATAGTCGAGTGGTTAGGGCACTAGTGTTATTTCAACAATGAGAAATAGTCGACATAGGGTACCGTGGTAGTGTCTCAAGTTTGTACCCAATGTAGTTGTCCAAAGGACCAAACTTTGGGTTGATGACTTGAAGGCCAGTGGTTGCAATGGGGTTGGTTGTAGCCCCTCTACCACATCAAAAGCATTCCTCTGATGAAGTCGAATTTCTTTTTGTTACTATTTTTAGTTAATGTAGGTGCACGAGTCATACTTTCTAATTTTTGAAAGTTGTCTTGAATTGGGACTTTGCAACTCAGATGTCATATGCTATGTGATTCATGTTTTCAAGATACtttttgaagattgttgtaactGTGAAAATTCTTAGAAATTTGTCTTCAATTGGGACTTTGCAACTCAGATGGCATATGCTATGTGATTCATGTTTTCAAGATACTTTCTGAAGATTGTTGTAACTGTGAAAATTCTTGAGTAATAAAATACAAAATATCTTTGCCCATGGTTTTTTCTTGGTATAATTTTACTAGGTTTTTTCGCATAAACTATGTTAAGTGCTTATTGAATTTCTCTATATAATTATGCATTGTAAATTTTCGCAACAATAGGTCCTAACAATTAACCTAAGTTCGATCaataattaaaatcttaaaaaaatatgttcaaatattttttaagtttgaaatgttaatataatttattttaaggtCATGTCAAAGGTCCATACCACATAACATTTGTTTCTAATATGATTAGAAAACGAAACAATAGAATTTGATCTGATTATATTTCTTATCTCTTATCAAATCGAAGTTCTCTATCACATTATCTATCTAACACTTTGAATGTACACTaatcatatttattaaataattgaaattCAAATCCATAGATTTAAGTTGCTAACCTTGTATTGTTTCCGAACAACGAAATctatccaaaaatcaaaatacactcATCTCCAATACATAACTCAACTTCCAAACCACCAAGGCTTCCCTTTGTTGCCCATATGAGTCCAGCCAGCCGCCCACAAAACCAAATTTACAAAGTCAAGCAGTTTGTGTATTAAGGGTTGTCATGCCAAATTTGATCCCGAGGGAAAAATTATTGTCAATCAGGATAACCCTGCAAGTAACCTAAGGTTTTAGTTAAGCCGAAATTGTGTTTTGAGTTAATAATCGATAAAAAATCGAAGAAACGGAACTGAAACCGAAAGCGGATCAGGCAAATGACAGAGTTTGGTTACTTTATAATTAAAGAACCTGAAATTTGATAAGAATATTATTTAAAGCTGAGCTTGTCtgagatcaacttttttttttgggTGGAGGGGAAAGTGGGGCAAGCTGTCAATTAGATTAATAAGCCCTTTTTAAGAGAGTACAGAAAGCACAAAATTGAATTAATTTTTCAATCGATATATTTATAGTTTAAGCTTTTATAAAAGGAAACATGTTCTGCTAAATGAATTAGCTTTATGGAGGATGATGAATAATAATCTAGAATATAATAAGCAACAAAAATAAAGAAGAATAGATTAAATGAAAAGAGCAGGTTAGAGGTACAAAATTATAATGTAGAATATTGAGTTTGTAGAGTGGAGTTCAATGAAGGATTTATGTCTAGGACATGGAAGAATAAGGTTGTTGTAGAAGAGCTTGTAAAAGTGGTTAgactttattttggtgtttcaaaTTTAATGACAACAAAATAGATTTCGTATGTGCATTTAAGATTGTGATcagatttaataaaaaaaaatagcaaTATGGAATAACAATGAAATACATCTAATGAAATTCATCCTTATATTATTGTAtggaaagaaacaagaaaattgaATTATTCACCCAACTCTCGAATATGAAAATATAAAGCAgtgataaatttttaaataatctAAAGAACATAACAATCTTTTATAGGAGTTAAATGTAAGCCATATGACAATCTTTTATAGGAGTTAAAGGTAAGCCAGATGAAAAAATTACTTGTCGAGgacttcaaaaaaaaagaaaatcaaaaggaGGTTTCCCTAAATAAAGAGAGACTCAAAAAGAGCAACTTTTGACAAGCTCACTCAACAAAAGAGAAGAGTAACTTCACACATTACTTTACTAAAATaagcaaagaagaggagaaaaggacaTAAGCTCACTCAAACAAGAGAGACCCACAACCACTATTcttataaaagataaaagaaaaagaatTTATTTCTAATAGCAACCAACAATGTTGTAGATGAAATTTCAAGATTTGAGAACAATGAAATAAAAACTTAGAACAAATCATGTTCTTAGAGATAACAGAGAAGCACAAATTGAAGTTTGTCCAAAAATGAGAGAATTGAGAATCTCAATGATTAGAAATTTTGCTCAtaaacttgaaatccttgaatatTAAAATGAACATTTAGACAAAACCTTCAGTAAAAATAAGCACCTTCCCAATACTATAGTAAATCTCCAATCAATTGCAATTGTTTGATAGAAAGGGCGAATGAAAACTTTCAAAATAGAGATGATATATAATGTAAAGATAACTCACAAAACGAAAGTGTTGTAGTAGAGCTAATGGAAAAAATGATTGAAAAATCCATAATAGAACAAGAAGAGTGATGTAAAGAGTTAGTATGAATAATTATGAAGAAATAACCACAAAGGTTTTTAAATAGACAAAGATACAGTAATTGAAGAAGGTTTTTAAATAGACAAAGAGACAGTAGTTGGAAACTGGAAAAAGCAATGTGTCTAGCATTTTTTATTGACTAAAAAATAGAAAAAGGCAGATTTTGTCTCCTAGAGTCCAGCATTAAAAATAACATCATTAACACTTTGTTCAGGAAATAAGCTTGGGCAAACGACTATATGAAACCTCCTTTCTTGACACTAAAGAAATGGTTTGTACTCAAATTATACGGATTCAATATTCCAGAATAGGAGGAAACCTAAAAGTAGTTTCATTATATTCTATTAAGTAAACTATTATGtcaattgttattttatttttttatgtaattatcgTGTAGATACTAGTTTCTCTATAGTCATACTATTATAATGTAATAAAGCCATATTAATTAAGCTATTCAGTTGTGTGTGTACTTGAACGTATGAGAGCAATGTGACAAACTTTTTAATATATATTGAAAATTTAGATTCTATTGCAGAGGTTAAGCCAAATTTTATGTTTATAGGTGAGATTCTTTCAAAATGGCATTTGATTTCATCCAATATACCCAGGCTTAAGACACATTTGGAGCCTATTGGTCCAGGATAAAGTAGTGTGCCAGTCTCTAATCTTCCTTTGTTTAGGCTTACAAAAGCCTCTGATATTATTTCTAAAGATTTGAAATTACATTCAGAATTAAGTGTCGCGCTAGTTTCTGATCTCGAAAATATTGGTGATTTGTAATAAGTTATGTCAAGTGATCAATGCATGCCTGTTTGTTTAGCTTTATTTATAGAGTGCTTTATATTGGGAAAAGGCAGCAAACACAGAAAACGTGCAAATGAAGTGACTTGTCCTGCATTGACAACCAAGACGACGTAAATTCTATGCAAAACCTGTTTTGCACATTTATTCTTCCATATTTCTTTGGTTAGTCATATTAACAATATATATTTTGTGAATAGTTTGATGGGGTTTAAATGCAATCAACTAGGGACTTTTTATTGGGGTTTTCCTTAAATCATTGAAACTTCTGTGTTCAACTGAAAACAAGCGTTCTTTGTTTTAAAagtaatatattttttttggaaGTTTATAGTTCTAGCAATTGGTTGATATCTAATTTTGCAAATCAAATAAGGGAAATATGCTTTTTAAATTACTTGCTGTAGAATCATGACTTTAATTAACTTGAGTTAAAATTAGAAAGAAAACATTCTTAAAAAATGGATGACAATCATAATTAACACAAACACCTCGAAAAATATATCAGTTTGATCAAACCTTAATATTTACTACATCGATCCAAGAACTTCCACCTCCTTTGTTTTTACTCGATTAAATTTCAATCACAAATTACTCAGAATTGTGTATAGTGACCTTGattaaaacaaagagaaatcaTCCCTAAAAAAATGGATACCAATCATAAAGACACAAACATCTCTGAAAAATATGTAAGTTTGGACGATCCCTGATGATTTAGCACATCAACCTAAGAACTTGTACCTCAAGGCTACACTTATAAGTTATATATAGTTAATGCTCTTGATGAATTAATGTCTTCCAATCATTTCTAGTTTTACAATGATTTCTGAAGGGCGACAAACAAATACATTGGACACTCTTTTGCCATTTTCATTGCAAAAATTTTACAAGCAAAATCTGTTCATTGTGAATCAATCTAGCGAGATATTGGccaaaataaaatcaataaatcaaTATGTCTTAAGACCAAACAAAGCACGTTAAACGCTTAGCCCAACAATACGCATTGCACAAGATGTGGAAAACTTTTgtgcaaaaacaaataaaaattaaaccattaaaGGCATTGGTCCACAAGAAGACATTATACACAGACAAGAGAAGAAATCTTAAACCTTAGGACTAGGATTTCATATTTTCATAAATCCACCTAGCCACCTCTCTATTTACAAAGCTAGAGGAGAATTAACTACGCTAGCATTCAAAACAGTAAGTAGAAACCTTACGTCCATCTTCATTTTTTAGAGAGGCTTGTGGCTTTCCAAGGACCCCTGTCTCACTTACTCTTTATTCTCCTCTTGGACATGCTCAACAAGAGAGCtgtaattgaataaatcatttctcTACACATAAAACCAAGTATTACAATCTGACAGACTCTGCATGAGATGATTTAAGTGAAGAACAGTGCCTAATCATCTTGCACAACGGATATTATTTTCATGAAGCATTCTGCACAGTGGAACAGGATATAGCTTGGACTCATTTTGTGGATGAAATAATATACACACTGAACCAGAACAAAGATCTGGAGGATCTAATGTAAATATTAATGGAGTGGAGCAGGAGCGGGAATGGCGGAAGGGTTTCTGCAGAGGACACAGTTGGGGGGGAGGATTCGGACGAGGAAGAGGTTTTTCTCCTAGACATGTGGAGGGAAGCACAGATGGCTCCTGGCTCTGGGTCGGATGGCCTTTCTCACGCCCTTAGGAAGGGGTTTTTGTTCCCTGCTATGTCTTTGCCCCATGTTGTTGCTTCTGGAGTTTCTGGTGCGAATTTGGGGGCACTGCAGTCTAAATCCCTTGGTGCATCGCCCTTGTCCTGCAGTATCGTTGAAGATGGTGCTGCAGTTGTTGTGGCTGGGGTAGCAGCTGTTCCTGATGATGACATGGACATTTGGAGTCATGATTGTTCTGGGGACCGTAGTGGAACGATTGATGGTAAGAAGGAAGATGAGCTCCTCCTTTCCCCTGTTGTGGGTTCTTCTCCTAAGACTGCTGCTGCAGTTAGTGTGCCTGAAACTTCTTTGTGCAATGGGTTTTGATGCATCTTTGCATCCCACACCTGGTAGTCCCTTTGTTCCTTGTGTGGAGGCCCCATCCCTTGCTGCTGCTCCTGTTCGGGCTCTTGGGGATTCTGCATCTGATGTGTTTGATAGTTCGGTGAATGGTTCTAGGGTGAATGGTTTCGAGGGTCTTCCTGGACTTGGAACTGCTTCCCCTGCTCATGCCATGGTGGAAGAGAAAATTTTGGTCCATGATTCTCTCTTGGTTAAGACAACTGCACAGTTTCAGAACTCATTGGTTGGAAGATTTTGCAGTAATCGGCCCAACATTGATGCTGTTCGAAGATGGGTGTTTCGGATTTGGAAATCTAAGGGTCAGGTAGAGGATTTctctatgttgaatatttttttcttgttttccttttcCTCTTCTAAAGATTGCTCTAGGGTTCTTCGGGATGGTCCTTGATTGATGGAGTCTAATGCCGTGTCTTAAAAATTGGTCTCCAGGTTTCAACCCTTTGACTGATGCCTCCTTCAAGTTCCCTATTTCGGTTTGTCTGCCGGGTCTGCCTTTGGAGTTTTGGGACAATGAGGTTTTCATGCTGATAAGCTTACTAAACTCAAAAAACGTTTATTCTCTGCTTGTTTTTGTGTGCTTGTGGAAAAGGACAAAGTGCTCCCTTCTTGGGTCACTTTAACTTCCAAACTGGGTGTTTGGGTTCAGCAAATGGATTTTGAAGACTCTTCTGTCATTTGTCAACAGTGTTGTAAAGTGGGCCATGCCACAGCCAGCTGCCTGGATGTCAAGAAACAACACTCCATTCAGAGAAAAAagaaagt
This genomic stretch from Cryptomeria japonica chromosome 8, Sugi_1.0, whole genome shotgun sequence harbors:
- the LOC131079457 gene encoding uncharacterized protein LOC131079457 — encoded protein: MEWSRSGNGGRVSAEDTVGGEDSDEEEVFLLDMWREAQMAPGSGSDGLSHALRKGFLFPAMSLPHVVASGVSGANLGALQSKSLGASPLSCSIVEDGAAVVVAGVAAVPDDDMDIWSHDCSGDRSGTIDGKKEDELLLSPVVGSSPKTAAAVSVPETSLCNGF